From Mus pahari chromosome 20, PAHARI_EIJ_v1.1, whole genome shotgun sequence, the proteins below share one genomic window:
- the Aars gene encoding alanine--tRNA ligase, cytoplasmic encodes MEATLTAREIRERFINFFKRNEHTYVHSSATIPLDDPTLLFANAGMNQFKPIFLNTIDPSHPMAKLSRAANTQKCIRAGGKHNDLDDVGKDVYHHTFFEMLGSWSFGDYFKELACKMALELLTQEFGIPVERLYVTYFGGDEAAGLEPDLECKQIWQNLGLDEARILPGNMKDNFWEMGDTGPCGPCSEIHYDRIGGRDAAHLVNQDDPNVLEIWNLVFIQYNRESDGVLKPLPKKSIDTGMGLERLVSVLQNKMSNYDTDLFVPYFEAIQKGTGARPYTGKVGAEDADGIDMAYRVLADHARTITVALADGGRPDNTGRGYVLRRILRRAVRYSHEKLNASRGFFATLVDVVVQSLGDAFPELKKDPDMVKDIINEEEVQFLKTLSRGRRILDRKIQSLGDCKTIPGDTAWLLYDTYGFPVDLTGLIAEEKGLVVDMDGFEEERRLAQLKSQGKGAGDEDLLMLDIYAIEELRAKGLEATDDAPKYNYHSDSSGSYVFECTVATVLALRREKMFVDEVVTGQECGVVLDKTCFYAEQGGQIYDEGYLVKVDDSSEDKTEFTVKNAQVRGGYVLHIGTIYGNLKVGDQVRLFIDEPRRRPVMSNHTATHILNFALRSVLGEADQKGSLVAPDRLRFDFTAKGAMSTQQIKKAEEIVNGMIEAAKPVYTQDCPLAAAKAIQGLRAVFDETYPDPVRVVSIGVPVSELLDDPSGPAGSLTSVEFCGGTHLRNSSHAGAFVIVTEEAIAKGIRRIVAVTGAEAQKALRKSETLKKSLSAMEAKVKAQTAPNKDVQREIADLGEALATAVIPQWQKDEQRETLKSLKKVMDDLDRASKADVQKRVLEKTKQLIDSNPNQPLVILEMESGASAKALNEALKLFKTHSPQTSAMLFTVDNEAGKITCLCQVPQNAANRGLKASEWVQQVSGLMDGKGGGKDMSAQATGKNVGCLQEALQLATSFAQLRLGDVKN; translated from the exons ATGGAGGCCACTCTAACAGCACGAGAGATCCGAGAGCGGTTTATAAACTTCTTCAAACGAAATGAGCACACTTATGTCCACTCTTCTGCCACCATCCCTCTGGACGACCCCACTCTGCTCTTCGCCAACGCTGGCATGAACCAG TTCAAACCCATCTTCCTAAACACAATTGACCCGTCTCACCCTATGGCGAAGCTGAGCAGAGCGGCCAATACCCAGAAATGCATCCGAGCTGGGGGCAAGCACAACGACCTGGATGACGTGGGCAAGGATGTCTACCACCATACCTTCTTTGAGATGCTGGGCTCCTGGTCTTTTGGGGACTATTTCAAG gaaTTGGCCTGTAAGATGGCCCTGGAGCTTCTTACCCAGGAGTTTGGTATTCCAGTTGAAAGACTCTATGTCACTTACTTTGGTGGGGATGAGGCAGCCGGCCTAGAGCCAGATCTGGAGTGCAAACAGATCTGGCAAAATTTAGG ACTGGATGAAGCCAGAATCCTCCCCGGCAACATGAAGGACAACTTCTGGGAGATGGGCGACACGGGTCCCTGTGGTCCCTGCAGCGAGATCCACTACGACCGCATTGGTGGCCGGGACGCCGCGCACCTTGTCAACCAGGATGACCCCAACGTGCTGGAGATCTGGAACCTCGTGTTCATCCAGTATAACAG GGAGTCGGATGGTGTTCTGAAACCTCTTCCCAAGAAAAGCATTGACACAGGGATGGGCCTGGAGAGACTGGTTTCTGTGCTGCAGAACAAGATGTCCAACTATGACACCGACCTTTTCGTGCCTTACTTCGAAGCCATTCAGAAG GGCACTGGTGCCCGGCCGTATACTGGGAAGGTTGGTGCGGAGGATGCGGATGGAATCGACATGGCCTACCGGGTTCTGGCTGACCACGCCCGGACCATCACTGTGGCGCTGGCTGATGGCGGCCGGCCTGACAACACAGGACGGGG GTACGTGCTGAGACGGATCCTTCGCCGAGCTGTTCGATATTCCCACGAGAAACTGAATGCCAGCAGGGGTTTCTTCGCTACATTGGTTGATGTTGTCGTTCAATCCCTG GGCGATGCATTTCCTGAGCTGAAGAAGGACCCGGATATGGTGAAGGATATCATTAATGAAGAAGAGGTACAGTTTCTCAAGACTCTCAGCAGAGGGCGGCGCATCCTGGACCGAAAAATTCAGAGCTTAGGAGACTGCAAAACCATCCCAG GCGATACCGCTTGGCTTCTCTATGACACTTACGGATTCCCAGTGGATCTCACTGGATTGATTGCTGAAGAGAAGGGACTGGTGGTAGATATGGATGGCTTTGAGGAAGAGAGGAGACTGGCCCAG CTGAAGTCACAGGGCAAGGGAGCAGGGGACGAAGACCTCCTCATGCTGGACATTTACGCTATTGAAGAGCTCCGGGCAAAGGGTCTGGAGGCCACCGATGATGCTCCAAAGTATAACTACCACTCAGACTCCAGTGGCAGCTACG TGTTCGAGTGTACAGTGGCTACCGTGCTTGCTCTGCGTCGGGAAAAGATGTTCGTGGACGAGGTGGTCACTGGCCAGGAGTGCGGAGTGGTGCTGGACAAGACCTGTTTCTATGCGGAACAAGGAGGGCAGATCTACGATGAAGGCTACTTGGTGAAGGTCGACGACAGCAGTGAGGAT AAAACTGAGTTTACAGTGAAGAACGCTCAGGTGCGAGGCGGGTATGTGCTGCACATAGGAACAATCTATGGTAACCTGAAAGTGGGGGATCAAGTCCGGCTGTTTATTGATGAG cccCGCCGGAGACCTGTCATGAGCAACCACACAGCTACACACATCCTCAACTTCGCCTTGCGCTCCGTGCTTGGGGAAGCGGACCAGAAAGGTTCACTGGTTGCCCCTGACCGCCTTCGGTTTGACTTCACTGCCAAGGGAGCCATGTCCACCCAGCAAATCAAGAAGGCTGAGGAGATTGTCAATGGCATGATTGAGGCAGCTAAG CCTGTCTACACCCAGGATTGTCCCCTGGCAGCAGCAAAAGCCATCCAGGGCCTTCGAGCTGTGTTTGATGAGACCTATCCTGACCCCGTGAGAGTcgtctccattggggtccccgtgtCAGAGCTGCTGGATGACCCGTCTGGGCCTGCCGGCTCCCTTACTTCTGTTGAGTTTTGTGGAGGAAC ACATCTACGGAACTCTAGCCATGCAGGCGCTTTCGTGATAGTGACCGAAGAAGCTATTGCCAAGGGTATCCGGAGGATTGTTGCCGTCACAGGTGCTGAGGCTCAGAAG GCCCTCAGGAAGTCAGAAACCTTGAAGAAATCTCTGTCTGCCATGGAGGCCAAAGTGAAGGCCCAGACTGCACCCAACAAGGACGTGCAGCGTGAAATTGCTGACCTCGGCGAG GCCCTGGCCACTGCAGTCATCCCCCAGTGGCAGAAAGATGAACAGCGAGAGACTTTGAAATCCCTGAAGAAAGTCATGGATGACCTAGACCGTGCCAGCAAAGCCGATGTCCAGAAGCGA GTGTTAGAGAAGACAAAGCAGCTGATTGACAGCAACCCCAACCAGCCTCTGGTCATCCTGGAGATGGAGAGTGGAGCATCGGCCAAG GCCCTGAATGAAGCGTTGAAGCTCTTCAAGACGCATTCTCCTCAGACATCTGCCATGCTGTTCACAGTGGACAATGAGGCCGGCAAGATCACATGCTTGTGCCAGGTTCCCCAG AATGCAGCCAACCGGGGGCTGAAAGCCAGCGAGTGGGTCCAGCAGGTTTCAGGCCTGATGGATGGTAAGGGTGGTGGCAAGGACATGTCCGCCCAGGCTACAGGCAAGAACGTGGGCTGCCTTCAGGAAGCACTGCAGCTGGCTACCTCCTTTGCCCAGCTCCGCCTGGGAGATGTGAAGAACTGA